The region ttatttaacaggTGATATACTATATGTGCCCTTTTAATCTAACACACCGGAGAGTCCCTCTtacattgataaaataaaatatatttaaacagatGGATTGAAATGTCATGTCCAACACGTCTGGTCTCAAGTTTCCTTTCTCACAACATATGGAATGAATGAAGATTATGTGAAATGCTCACACATGTTATATATGAGGAGTATGTGTTACCACTTTAATCATTCGAGGCAGAGATACATCCAGAGTGATGAACAACAATGGCCCCTATTGGCTGAAAATGAGATAGAGGTCTAGTGTGGAACAAGAAGAAATTGTAGAAGATTACGTCCACCACTATTACTCCTACATACACGTGTGTGTTATTACTTGTAATTCTTTTTATGTAATCAATTTAATCGGATGAAATCGAATGTCTGAACATAAGAGTGGTATCAGGTTTGGAGATGTGTCCACTGTGGCCAAACTCTTTGTAAAGGCTAACTAAAAGCAGTTTAAACCACAATGCTAATTTTGAGGCTCATGTTTACTGAAAAAGATAATTGTCCAACTGAAGGGAGGtatgaaatatattcatatgaaatgaatgaagatCATTTAACAATCTCTGGATCAGAATCATTACAAATGACGTTTATCTACTTTGATGTTTCTATTTTACTgcttctttatctttattttttcaaagtttttaaatttgacttttcaTATACTTTAAGTGTTTTTGAGTCATATTTTACAAATCAGTGCCTACACCAATTGTATGGAACTTTTATACTTCTGaagtatttattgatttatatggattttctaaagggaatctTTTTGGTGAAGTACTGAAGGACCAATAAGGGTATTTAAATCAGGAGaaacttcaataaaatgtaacaataatttattacacatgcataagaatgaatagtaTAAAGTTTTTGGCTATTGGACTTCATGGCCAAGCCGTATATCAGAGGGGCCCAACGTTGAGATCAGCGAAGCAcaatccccctggagtccagacactggtggtgctGATGATTAAGGGACTTCCTGCAATCCTAATGCTGCCTGTGCTGATGACTGGAggtgactggggtggaggagggtcatgtctgaaatatgctgaaatgacaactgaccgcagcagagagcatatttttaaagtttgacagcaacgatgtgattggctaaaggaaacTGTGGCCTAAACTGGTTGGTTAATTTTTATGTGAACGCCCCCCTTCACCTGATAGAGTATTCACGgggacagagtgaatgagtatatgtatgaacaggagtgtaaagctagtcttcctgactgagcTTTCGATAAGCTTCATAAAGAGGAAATCACAGATTTAACCTTCAGACCTCTCAACATAGAAATTTTGACTTGTCATGGCAATAGAAGCACAGGTGAAACGTATAACATTATTTCATCTCTGCATCATTTATCTGTGCCAGTTCCACCACATCAGTGAGCCAGTATGAATGTCATTATTAATGTGATCAGTTACACCTGTGCATTTCCTGTAAACTGTTAATTATTccccaaacaaaaaaatatatagtgttcATAATAGTTTTCATAACTGATATGTTATTTAACAGTTgaggtagaaaaacacaatagaTGAAGCACAGGTctaaaaacatgaacaatgaaactgaagcagctacaTGGAATTTAGCCAtcattaattacattatttacaccCATGAAAAGGGATTATGGTGAATGTGGAAAGTTGGGGCAAGTTCAAACTGTACACATCCTTGCAGTCTTGAGAAAATATCCAATCAGGCAAACTAAGTGGAAACAGCTGTGTGGGTGAACCTACATGTTTTGATCAACTTTGGTCAAACTGGGCCATCTTGTGGCCGTACATGACAACGACTCACTGTCACACAAGTAAAACCCAACACAGCCCATAGtaacttaaattaaattgaattaaagcaTCACCACCattgaaacaaaattaaactgtAAACGTTTTCTAATGCACACTGAGCTCATATATCCAAGCAAACAACAATACATCCACTTTAGTCTCCACTCCATACAAAACAAACTTCTACTTGTGACAATTTTGGatgaaacaaaactttatttcaagTAGAACATTTGAAACGAACACCTTTGAATAAAAACCCTACAAGTTAGAAAAAGGCATTACAATCTCCatggtctttttttctccctgcctGCTGCGCTGAAGACAGACAGCAGGTTTTGGTGACAGGCGGGATAAGAGAGTGACCCATAATCCCTGCTGGGGCCTATTGCCTTTCACAGCGCCCTGAGGGGCCTGGATCATGTGAAAGAGGGTCGAGGACAGACATGGTGAAACGTCACACCTACAGTAGTAAGTAGGAGTAAAGCTGTCGCTCTCTGGACGGTTGAACTACATACAGTCTTTCAAGTTTACAATAGAGCTAATAAATTCTCCATCCATTTTAACTATTCTTTACATTGTGACTTGTATTTTGCTTACTGACAGTAGAGCAAATATGCTTTACAATCCGCTGCAAGCTATGTGGAGGACCTCCACAGCACCttggtttattttcttcattgcACTCCACACACCCTGATTTCAAgattttaaaccttttaaaattGTTAACATTGTGATGATTTGGCGTCTAAggcaaaattaagaaaaataactaaataaagaatCATATTAATGATGTTTAGAAAAATCAAAAGTGAACAGAGGACACAACACTACAGAGTAAAGTAGTCATTCCTTTACAATACTGTATGTCTTATATATAGCATTAGGTGTAGCATTGTAAAATATTTAGCAGGCCTAGCATTTGTAAAACAATCTTTTGTTcagataaaatacaaaatgcacCGTTGGTGGATTTGTGCCAAAGGTCGTGGCGATTATCTACAGCAAGTGCACTTGAGGATATTTCACAGTTCAAAATGTTGCCTCCCTTCTCACAAacaaaggctaaaaaaaaaaaacattggcttGTGAACAATACAGGTGCTGACTGGCTGTTACAGTCTGGGTTGGTACAGTTCGCAAGGCCGATGATGGAACAATCAGAGGGAGGGGCTGTTGACCGTGAAGTCTGTGACAGTCCGTTTTTCTGTGCGTTTAttctgctttctctttgccCCCGTCCACGGCCTTCACCGGCTCCTCCAGCAGGGCTTGTTGTCTCTCCCTTTCCTTCACCAGCTGCACGCCACAGTAGGTCACAAGTAACACAGAGAGGGTGGACAGAGGGAAACCTGGAAGAGAAACATAAAGatgggaaagaaagagggagtgaAGAAGAAAGTACGGCTTTAAAAAGAATGCAGCTTTCTTTGTGCTGTGCCCTGAGTAGATGTTCAACTGAAGATAATCCTGTGAACTGCCTCTATGTTTGACAAtgctctgttttctttcatgctATGTGAAAGTtccaagtgaaaaaaacaacaaagaggatCTTAAGTAATGTGATATCTGGAGGATGTCGCCCCTTTGGGATCTTGTTGCTTTTGATGTCTGAGTTGTTCCCGCTTTGACTAGAACTGACAGAGAAGCATTGCTTTGATTTCATATAATATACTCTTGTTGTTCCCCACCTTTGAAAATCAGCCGTCTTCCCACCAGTTTGGCAAACTCCAAACTGTTCAGGGAGAGGACGTTGTAGAGGACAATGGTCCAGAAGTTGGCAGCGTTGAACACACCCCGGATCCTGCGTGACATGGCTTCACCCATTGCACCCTAGATGCAACAGACGCAGGCACATTAAGGGATATGGCAAAACTTACACAGAGCATAAAACCAGAAGGTTTTTTTCCTTAATGTATCTCACCTCTATGGTAGAAAATGGCGGAAAGGAGAAAAACTTGGCCACCCACAGCTCAAAGTTGAGGCCGAAGCAGTTGAAAAAGGACCAGATGTAAACCAGGTCACATGGGCCCAGCCACAAGGTGGTGATGGCGAAGGTGCAGATGGTTGCCAGGAGCTCCTTGAAGATTTTATCGTGGTCCCCGCCGATGTAGTCATAAACATACCTGCAAAATTATAACTCAAATTCAACCTGATAAATAGATAAACAGAATAATGCTTCTCTATATATACTGTAGGTTCTGTGGTAATTTAAAGCTGTGATTTCAAAGTCAAACACTCACTTGCACAGCCAGTCATTGATGCCTCTGTCAAAGTGGCTAAAAAAGACAAGGTTAACACAATTTCAATGTTTAGCGTGGTCAGCGAGGATCTACGTAATGATTTCTTAATATTACACTTAAACTAGTGTAAATCCCACATACGTCTCAGCGAAGACATAGAGCATGGTGATACACTTGGGAGGCTGAGGAGGGTCCAGGTGGTCCAGTGTAGCCACAGTGTTGATGACACCGAACATCACGGCTGCTTTCACCCAGTCATACACCAGGTTGGAATAAGCCAGACCAGCTGCAAATGTACACGTGGAAACAAAGCAAGTACACTTATGGTAATAGTTGATAACATAAGTATATCAACTTCTACTAAAGAGGTAGATTCTCATGTTTAATAAGGCACATAAAGTTGGAGTGCACGTAATGCTTAAAATGGTCAACTTTAGATATAAGTCCTTAGTGACCACAGTCACAATAAAACGTTGTGGAAACATATATCGAACTCACCCAGACTCCAGTCAGTAAGCTTGGAGACCAGCTTCATGTCGCTGGGGATCGTCAGGATGTAGAGGTAGTGGAAGAAGACGTCCACCAACAGAATAACCCCCAGATGCAGCAGGGCCTTGGTGGTGATGTTCCACAGCTCCCTATCTTTGCGGGTCAGCTGGGTGTTGTTCACCTGTGGAACGCCATCAGTTTTGTTAAATGATATGACCGTCCCAGCATCTCAGCAGATGTTTAACCAGGTTGGGCCATCAAAATGTGTATATTAAAAACGATTGATAGTGGGCACATACCCAGGATAAAAAGTCTgcattcaaataataaaagtaaaatacagcTATGAGGGGAAAGTCATTTCAATCAAACTGTACATGCACAAAATATGTTTTCGGTCTCTGCCTGTGGCTCTAAATTGAATTATATAAACACACGCCATTATGAGTAGGTGTTGCATTAGCCTTAAGAGAGTCCTCGAGTGCAATATGCACTCATGAGTGATGACTTCATAACTACTGTCAAATGCTGctcactttttctctttcactaaTTTTTCATCATTGTCAGTTGAATTTTAAATCCCCACCTGGGCATGAAACCTGTCGAAAGTCATGATAGgtccaaagaagaagaaggggaggTAGAAGTTGTATCGCATCAGGTCGCAGAATGTGTAGCTGCCGTCCTTCCTCTCACAGTTCTCCAAGGCAAAGCTCATGCAGCGCATGATGCTGAAGCCACAGCCTCCATAGAACAGGATGTCTTGAAGGTCGAAAGAACCAGTCACCAAAGTTTCCTGAAGAACGAGTCTGTGTTATTCTGAGCCtcaaacatcatcatcatctattatcattatatacatttttattttaatgcatttgtttAAAACGAGATACACATCTCCATCTAATTCCCACAGCTCATTCTATATCAGTGCGTTCAGTGTTCATGCTTCTAAGGCACTGGAGAGCCCACCAGCTGATTTGAGGTTTGAACCTGGAACCACTCGCTCACCTGCCAGGAGTTATAGGGCTCCAGCTTGATGGAGGCCAGCGTGGTCAGGCCGGCCACAAAGCACAGCCACTTCATCTTGACCAGGGCGACGCTGTAGAGTATGATGCAGTGAGACAGGACCAGAGCCATGAAGGTCCAGCCCATCGTGATCAGCACTGCCAAACCACCGTACACACAAAAGATCAAGGATCTGTGCTGTGGGTAAAGAGGGGCCAGCGTGAGTGTGACGTCACAACGGGAATACTTTTATTCGTGATTCAATGCAACACTCACGATAAATGGTGTTAGTACAACAACACTGTCGCATCTACAACAATGGATAAACTTTAAAATGGAAAGATTAGATAATGaggtggaaaacaaacacatctacACCAAATATATTAgcaatttaaatgaaacacatgaCAAAAGTTAGGAAATTCACA is a window of Anoplopoma fimbria isolate UVic2021 breed Golden Eagle Sablefish chromosome 3, Afim_UVic_2022, whole genome shotgun sequence DNA encoding:
- the hhatla gene encoding hedgehog acyltransferase like, a, which codes for MGIKAALPRYELYLYTAVLGVALIWAGSWISDASSENINRKAFKESVKPGWHYFGRKMDVADFEWMMWFSTFRNHILFALMGHVIFAKIFSILAPKIGIDGCKHRSLIFCVYGGLAVLITMGWTFMALVLSHCIILYSVALVKMKWLCFVAGLTTLASIKLEPYNSWQETLVTGSFDLQDILFYGGCGFSIMRCMSFALENCERKDGSYTFCDLMRYNFYLPFFFFGPIMTFDRFHAQVNNTQLTRKDRELWNITTKALLHLGVILLVDVFFHYLYILTIPSDMKLVSKLTDWSLAGLAYSNLVYDWVKAAVMFGVINTVATLDHLDPPQPPKCITMLYVFAETHFDRGINDWLCKYVYDYIGGDHDKIFKELLATICTFAITTLWLGPCDLVYIWSFFNCFGLNFELWVAKFFSFPPFSTIEGAMGEAMSRRIRGVFNAANFWTIVLYNVLSLNSLEFAKLVGRRLIFKGFPLSTLSVLLVTYCGVQLVKERERQQALLEEPVKAVDGGKEKAE